A single region of the Candidatus Protochlamydia amoebophila UWE25 genome encodes:
- the metG gene encoding methionine--tRNA ligase: MTQKILITSALPYANGPLHFGHIAGAYLPADCYARFQRLMKKDVLYICGSDEYGIAITLSADLAGRTPQEHVDLFHHINQSFFEQLQISFDHYSRTTWKGHVEPTHQFFNDLLQNGYIEERTTDQLYSEKDQKFLADRYVVGTCPRCGFENARGDECPCCGASYEATELKNPRSKLTDASLILRPTKHWFLLLEKFKKPLMEWLETKNWKPNVINFIRGYIDHLHARAITRDMKWGISVPLPDSEGKVLYVWFDAPIGYISATKEWALLRGEEKLWEKYWLDPETKLVNFIGKDNIPFHASIFPAMIMGQNQPYKLVDELPANEFYNLEGKQFSKSDGWYIDLEDFFKHYTSDQIRYAIASNAPETSDSEFTWKDFQLRCNSDLLGKYGNLVNRVLVFIHNQCQGKVPESGVLEEQDRKFLKNIQDLVDQAAASYSTFKVRKASQIMMELSQLGNVYFDSKKPWQDAKNDYTKGRMHTTLNCCMECLKALALISFPIIPTAASKVWQFLGFQTPLEQEDWNRVKIEKLPLNQKILTPQILFQRVENEAVEREILKLQQLSLTKEKKSTPQSTQISISENILLKPLVDIEDFRKLDLRVGKIIQANPVPKSKKLFQLLVDIGIEKRIVVAGVAEFYKVEDLIGKNVVVVANLKPANLMGVTSQGMLLAAKGEGNLKLISIEDVAPGSLVS, from the coding sequence ATGACCCAAAAAATTTTGATTACTTCTGCTCTTCCCTATGCGAATGGACCTCTGCATTTTGGACATATTGCAGGGGCTTACCTCCCAGCTGACTGTTATGCACGTTTTCAAAGATTAATGAAAAAAGATGTTCTTTACATTTGTGGATCCGATGAATATGGCATTGCGATCACCTTAAGTGCTGATTTAGCTGGTAGAACACCTCAAGAACATGTTGATCTTTTTCATCACATTAATCAAAGTTTTTTCGAGCAACTCCAAATTTCTTTTGATCATTATTCTCGTACGACCTGGAAAGGACATGTAGAGCCTACCCATCAGTTCTTTAATGACTTATTGCAGAATGGATATATTGAAGAACGCACGACCGACCAACTCTATTCTGAAAAAGATCAGAAATTTCTTGCAGATCGTTATGTCGTGGGAACGTGTCCTCGTTGTGGTTTTGAAAATGCAAGGGGGGATGAGTGTCCTTGTTGTGGTGCAAGCTATGAAGCTACAGAACTTAAAAACCCTCGTTCTAAACTCACAGATGCTTCCTTGATTTTGCGACCGACTAAACACTGGTTTTTACTTCTTGAAAAATTTAAAAAACCTTTAATGGAGTGGTTGGAAACTAAAAACTGGAAGCCAAATGTAATTAATTTTATTAGGGGATACATCGATCATCTCCATGCCAGAGCAATCACAAGAGATATGAAATGGGGAATTTCTGTTCCTCTTCCTGATTCAGAAGGAAAAGTCCTTTATGTCTGGTTTGATGCACCTATAGGCTATATTTCGGCGACTAAAGAGTGGGCTTTATTAAGAGGGGAAGAAAAGCTTTGGGAAAAATATTGGTTGGATCCAGAAACTAAGCTTGTCAATTTTATTGGAAAAGATAATATCCCTTTTCATGCCTCCATTTTCCCTGCTATGATCATGGGACAAAATCAGCCTTATAAACTAGTGGACGAACTGCCAGCCAATGAATTTTATAATTTAGAAGGGAAGCAATTTAGTAAATCAGATGGATGGTATATTGATTTAGAAGACTTTTTCAAGCATTATACCAGCGATCAAATTCGCTATGCTATTGCTTCCAACGCTCCTGAAACATCTGATAGTGAATTTACTTGGAAAGACTTTCAACTACGCTGCAACAGTGATTTGCTAGGGAAGTACGGAAATTTGGTTAATAGGGTTTTAGTGTTCATTCACAATCAGTGTCAGGGAAAAGTTCCGGAGTCTGGAGTTTTAGAAGAACAAGATCGAAAATTTTTAAAAAATATTCAAGATTTGGTCGATCAAGCAGCTGCCAGTTATTCGACTTTTAAAGTTCGAAAAGCGAGCCAAATTATGATGGAGTTATCCCAATTAGGAAATGTTTATTTTGATAGTAAAAAGCCTTGGCAAGACGCTAAAAATGATTATACAAAGGGCAGAATGCATACAACGCTGAATTGTTGTATGGAGTGTTTAAAGGCGCTTGCGCTGATTTCTTTTCCCATAATTCCCACGGCAGCTTCAAAAGTTTGGCAATTTCTTGGATTTCAAACACCGCTCGAACAAGAAGATTGGAATCGCGTTAAAATAGAAAAGCTTCCGCTTAACCAAAAGATTTTAACTCCCCAAATCCTTTTTCAACGGGTTGAAAATGAGGCTGTTGAAAGAGAAATTCTTAAATTGCAACAGTTATCTCTTACAAAAGAAAAAAAATCTACACCACAATCTACTCAGATATCTATTTCAGAAAATATTCTTCTTAAACCATTAGTAGATATTGAAGATTTTCGAAAATTAGATTTAAGAGTCGGCAAGATCATCCAGGCAAATCCTGTACCGAAAAGTAAAAAACTTTTTCAATTACTTGTAGACATTGGAATTGAGAAAAGAATAGTTGTAGCTGGAGTTGCCGAATTTTATAAAGTAGAAGATTTGATTGGGAAAAACGTTGTAGTTGTAGCGAATTTAAAGCCTGCTAATTTGATGGGAGTGACTAGTCAAGGAATGCTACTTGCAGCTAAGGGAGAAGGAAATTTAAAACTTATTTCTATCGAGGATGTTGCTCCTGGAAGTCTTGTCAGTTAA
- the rpmB gene encoding 50S ribosomal protein L28, with amino-acid sequence MSKVCQVTGRKPTRGYKYAIRGIAKKKKGIGLKVTGKTKRRFQPNLFKKRIWFAEENRFITLKLSTAALRTIDRLGVFAVVRKMRANGQSV; translated from the coding sequence ATGTCTAAAGTATGTCAAGTTACAGGTAGAAAACCTACACGTGGCTATAAATATGCCATTCGTGGTATTGCAAAGAAGAAAAAAGGAATTGGTCTTAAAGTGACAGGAAAAACAAAACGTCGCTTTCAACCGAATCTTTTTAAAAAAAGAATCTGGTTCGCAGAAGAAAATCGCTTTATTACTTTGAAGCTTTCTACCGCTGCTTTAAGAACTATTGATCGTCTCGGAGTCTTTGCTGTTGTTCGTAAAATGCGTGCAAATGGTCAATCTGTCTAA
- the gatB gene encoding Asp-tRNA(Asn)/Glu-tRNA(Gln) amidotransferase subunit GatB, whose translation MSHKYSHPSHSDWEAVIGLEIHVELNTKSKLFSVAPNHFGDEPNTNITEVCTGMPGSLPVLNKEAVRKAVQFGCAIQAEVAKFSKFDRKSYFYPDSPRNFQITQYDQPIVKGGTVIAEVNGKEKSFAVNRVHLEDDAGMLKHFSTFAGVDYNRAGSPLIEIVSEPCIHTPEEAVAYAMAIKAILQYIDASDCNMEEGSLRIDTNISVRLKGEQGLRNKIEIKNMNSFSFMELAIKSEINRQIQAYLSHPTKPHDQIIAQATYRWDPEKQETVLMRRKESADDYRYFPEPDLVPIILTDSYIEEIRQSLPELPLQRERRYTKEMGLSAHQAFALTSDKALADYFEEALKTCSNSRSLSNWLLVEFPGRLKEGGQNVKSINLPPSHIASLINLIEKGTITGKIAKSVADEMVAQPGKDPAEIVAGNPDYQPLNDQNEVERYVDQVLAENNQSIVDYRAGRDKAFAYLVGQVMKLCKGKASPSLVNELLKQKIANLP comes from the coding sequence ATGAGCCATAAATATTCACATCCCTCTCATTCTGACTGGGAAGCAGTGATTGGACTAGAGATCCACGTTGAATTAAATACGAAATCTAAATTATTTAGTGTAGCCCCAAATCATTTTGGAGACGAGCCTAACACAAATATTACAGAAGTCTGTACAGGAATGCCAGGTTCTTTACCTGTTCTCAATAAAGAAGCTGTTCGCAAAGCGGTCCAATTTGGATGCGCAATTCAAGCCGAAGTTGCCAAATTTAGTAAATTTGATCGTAAATCTTATTTTTATCCAGATAGTCCCCGTAATTTTCAAATTACCCAATATGATCAACCAATTGTTAAAGGGGGAACAGTCATTGCTGAAGTAAATGGAAAGGAAAAATCATTTGCCGTCAACCGTGTTCACCTTGAAGATGATGCTGGTATGCTTAAGCATTTTTCTACTTTTGCAGGAGTGGATTATAATCGAGCAGGATCTCCTTTAATAGAAATTGTGTCTGAACCTTGCATTCATACTCCCGAGGAAGCTGTTGCTTATGCAATGGCTATTAAAGCTATTTTGCAATATATCGATGCTTCTGATTGTAACATGGAAGAAGGATCTCTACGAATAGATACAAATATTTCTGTTCGATTAAAAGGAGAACAAGGCTTAAGAAATAAAATCGAAATTAAAAATATGAATTCGTTCAGTTTCATGGAATTAGCGATTAAATCGGAAATTAATAGACAAATTCAAGCTTATCTTAGCCATCCGACAAAACCCCACGATCAAATCATCGCCCAAGCGACTTATCGTTGGGATCCTGAAAAACAAGAAACCGTTTTAATGCGTCGCAAAGAATCTGCTGACGATTACCGTTATTTTCCCGAGCCCGATTTAGTCCCCATCATCTTAACAGACTCCTATATCGAAGAAATTAGACAAAGTCTCCCCGAGCTTCCGTTACAAAGAGAGCGCCGCTATACAAAAGAGATGGGATTATCTGCTCATCAAGCTTTTGCATTAACTAGCGATAAAGCTCTAGCCGACTATTTTGAAGAAGCCCTTAAAACTTGTTCTAATAGTAGAAGCCTTTCTAATTGGCTGTTAGTGGAATTTCCTGGCAGACTCAAAGAAGGTGGGCAAAATGTGAAGTCCATTAATCTCCCACCATCTCATATCGCTTCTTTAATTAATTTGATTGAAAAAGGGACTATTACAGGGAAAATTGCAAAAAGTGTGGCTGACGAAATGGTAGCACAACCTGGCAAAGATCCTGCGGAGATAGTTGCTGGAAATCCTGATTATCAGCCATTAAATGATCAAAATGAAGTCGAACGATATGTTGATCAAGTTTTAGCCGAAAATAATCAATCCATTGTCGATTATCGAGCTGGGAGAGATAAAGCCTTTGCTTACTTGGTTGGCCAGGTCATGAAGCTTTGTAAAGGTAAAGCTTCTCCTTCACTTGTTAATGAACTTCTTAAGCAAAAAATCGCAAATCTCCCTTAA
- the gatA gene encoding Asp-tRNA(Asn)/Glu-tRNA(Gln) amidotransferase subunit GatA, producing MYKFSAIEIRDQFIRGDVSASAITQHYLNRIAKYDQKIGAFLSVYEEQAMMQAKQLDQKRLANQPLGKLAGIPIAIKDNILVKGEISTCGSKFLTNFKSPYQASVIEYLLAEGAVIIGKTNMDEFAMGSSTENSALQKTSNPWNLKCTPGGSSGGSAAAVAGRLSPLSLGSDTGGSVRLPASFCGVVGFKPTYGRVSRFGLVAYGSSLDQIGPLATNTADTALLMEVIGRHCPKDSTSIALGPEDYLSQFKDSIAGMKIGVPWEFLENLADEPKKIFQQSVNLMKQLGAEIVDIDLSILKYSLAVYYILATAEASTNLARFDGIRYGQRSPKAKTLEEVYDFSKEEGFGAEVKRRILLGTYVLSAGYQDAYYKKAQKVRTLILRSYKEAFAKCDLIASPVSPFAAFEIGAIKDPLQMYLEDIYTIGINLAGLPAVSIPNGFSKDGKPMGLQLIGAQKHDREVLNAAHILEKSLAFHPAIPELVKEETSA from the coding sequence ATGTATAAATTTTCTGCCATTGAAATTCGAGACCAATTCATCCGAGGAGATGTCTCTGCTAGTGCTATTACTCAGCATTATTTAAATCGCATTGCTAAATATGATCAAAAAATTGGAGCTTTTCTGTCAGTTTATGAAGAACAAGCCATGATGCAAGCTAAACAGTTAGATCAAAAAAGGCTAGCTAATCAACCCCTAGGTAAATTAGCTGGAATTCCCATCGCAATAAAAGACAATATTCTTGTGAAAGGCGAAATATCCACTTGTGGTTCTAAATTTTTGACAAATTTCAAATCTCCTTATCAAGCCAGCGTGATTGAGTATTTATTAGCAGAAGGGGCTGTGATTATAGGAAAAACAAATATGGATGAATTTGCTATGGGTTCTTCCACTGAGAATTCTGCTTTGCAAAAAACTAGTAATCCTTGGAATTTAAAATGTACGCCTGGTGGATCATCTGGAGGATCTGCTGCTGCTGTTGCTGGACGTTTATCCCCCCTTTCGTTAGGGAGTGATACAGGAGGTTCTGTCCGTCTTCCTGCATCTTTCTGTGGAGTTGTTGGCTTTAAACCAACCTACGGAAGAGTGTCCCGCTTTGGGTTAGTTGCCTATGGCTCCTCTCTCGATCAAATTGGTCCTTTAGCTACAAATACAGCAGATACCGCTTTATTAATGGAAGTCATCGGACGACATTGCCCGAAAGATTCAACAAGTATTGCCTTAGGACCCGAAGATTACTTGAGTCAGTTTAAAGATTCCATCGCTGGTATGAAAATCGGAGTTCCCTGGGAGTTTTTAGAGAATTTAGCTGATGAACCAAAAAAGATTTTTCAACAATCTGTCAATTTAATGAAACAACTAGGTGCTGAAATCGTTGATATTGATTTGAGCATCTTAAAATATTCTTTAGCTGTATATTATATTTTGGCCACAGCTGAAGCTTCTACGAATTTAGCAAGATTTGATGGAATTCGTTATGGACAACGGTCTCCAAAAGCCAAAACATTAGAAGAAGTTTATGATTTTTCTAAAGAAGAAGGTTTTGGCGCAGAAGTAAAAAGAAGAATTTTACTTGGAACGTATGTTCTTTCGGCTGGCTATCAAGATGCTTATTACAAAAAAGCGCAAAAAGTCCGGACGTTGATTTTAAGAAGTTACAAAGAAGCTTTTGCTAAATGCGATTTAATCGCCTCTCCTGTTTCTCCATTTGCCGCATTTGAAATAGGAGCGATTAAAGATCCATTACAAATGTACTTAGAAGATATTTATACAATTGGTATCAATCTCGCAGGCCTACCAGCTGTGAGCATTCCCAATGGTTTTAGCAAAGATGGAAAACCGATGGGACTCCAATTGATTGGGGCTCAAAAACATGATAGAGAAGTTTTAAATGCTGCCCATATCTTAGAAAAATCGCTAGCTTTTCATCCTGCTATTCCAGAATTAGTTAAAGAGGAGACATCTGCATGA
- the gatC gene encoding Asp-tRNA(Asn)/Glu-tRNA(Gln) amidotransferase subunit GatC yields the protein MAELDKETIHTLTRLCRIDCTEAEQEAILKDLKNILNYIEQLQEIDTEHVLPCNHVLEEMCNVMRDDEIGPVLARDVFLANSPSHIGGMIRVPPVIKQA from the coding sequence ATGGCAGAATTAGATAAGGAAACCATCCATACTTTAACACGTCTTTGCAGAATTGATTGCACAGAAGCTGAGCAAGAGGCTATTTTAAAAGATTTAAAAAATATCTTAAACTATATTGAACAGCTTCAAGAAATTGATACAGAGCACGTTTTACCTTGTAATCATGTATTAGAAGAAATGTGTAATGTGATGCGAGACGATGAAATTGGGCCTGTTTTAGCAAGAGATGTCTTCTTAGCAAACTCACCATCGCATATCGGAGGAATGATTCGCGTTCCACCTGTGATTAAACAAGCATAA
- a CDS encoding cryptochrome/photolyase family protein, which yields MTNPSIVWFRQDFRLEDNPALNAATQKGGPVIPVFNWVFNPEKEWQLGGASQWWLYYSLISLKNDLSELGLSLIIRKEDPLKSLLEIAHETGADTVYWNRRYEPMLIQDDAKIKTELQKQGIKAHSFNGNLLFEPWTIANKQGKPFQVFTPFWNQCLKLNDPEVPLPVPHSLKKFVGQLQTESIDSLNLLPKIKWDKGLKEVWSPGAKSAKALLKKGLTGVIDQYLDIRDLPDHDGTSLLSPYLHFGEISPRMIWQAVKENSTSKGAEGYLRQIGWREFAHHLLYHFPETPQKPLRSQFNSFSWKNDKQNLKAWQKGQTGYPIIDAGMRQLWKIGWMHNRVRLIVGSFLVKDLMIHWIEGAKWFWDTLVDADLANNTMGWQWIAGCGADAAPYFRIFNPITQGEKFDPEGNYVKKWVPELINLPKEWLHQPWEAPEEILRQSGIELGINYPKPIVNHAKAREEALQAYSRL from the coding sequence ATGACAAATCCCTCCATTGTTTGGTTTCGACAAGATTTTCGTTTAGAAGATAATCCTGCTTTAAATGCTGCCACTCAGAAAGGTGGGCCGGTCATTCCTGTATTTAATTGGGTTTTTAACCCAGAAAAAGAATGGCAATTAGGAGGTGCCAGTCAATGGTGGCTTTATTATTCTTTAATAAGTTTAAAAAATGATTTAAGTGAATTAGGTCTCTCTTTAATTATTCGAAAAGAAGATCCTTTAAAAAGTCTTTTAGAAATTGCTCACGAGACCGGAGCTGATACAGTTTATTGGAATCGTCGTTATGAGCCTATGTTAATACAAGATGACGCTAAAATAAAAACAGAATTGCAAAAGCAGGGGATAAAAGCGCATAGTTTTAATGGGAATTTATTGTTTGAACCTTGGACCATTGCGAATAAACAAGGAAAACCTTTTCAAGTATTCACTCCATTTTGGAATCAGTGTTTAAAATTAAATGATCCAGAAGTTCCTTTGCCCGTTCCACATTCGTTAAAAAAATTTGTAGGTCAACTTCAAACAGAGTCCATTGATTCTTTAAATCTATTACCTAAAATTAAATGGGATAAAGGACTTAAAGAAGTTTGGTCTCCCGGTGCTAAAAGTGCTAAAGCTTTATTAAAAAAAGGATTAACAGGAGTTATAGATCAATACTTGGACATTCGCGATTTACCAGATCATGATGGAACATCCTTACTTTCTCCTTATTTGCATTTTGGAGAGATTTCTCCGCGCATGATTTGGCAGGCTGTCAAAGAAAATTCAACTTCGAAAGGAGCAGAGGGATATTTAAGACAAATTGGCTGGAGAGAATTTGCCCATCACTTACTTTATCATTTTCCAGAAACACCGCAAAAGCCATTAAGATCGCAGTTTAATTCCTTTTCTTGGAAAAATGATAAGCAAAATTTGAAAGCTTGGCAAAAAGGTCAGACAGGGTATCCTATTATTGATGCTGGGATGAGGCAACTTTGGAAAATAGGTTGGATGCATAATCGTGTCCGATTGATTGTCGGTTCTTTTTTAGTTAAAGATTTGATGATTCATTGGATTGAAGGAGCTAAATGGTTTTGGGATACATTAGTTGACGCTGATTTAGCGAATAATACAATGGGATGGCAATGGATTGCAGGTTGTGGTGCAGATGCAGCGCCTTATTTTCGTATTTTCAATCCTATTACGCAAGGTGAGAAATTTGATCCCGAAGGAAATTATGTCAAGAAATGGGTTCCAGAATTAATTAATCTTCCCAAGGAGTGGCTACATCAACCTTGGGAAGCTCCTGAAGAAATATTGAGACAATCAGGGATTGAATTAGGAATAAACTATCCCAAACCTATAGTCAATCATGCGAAAGCTAGAGAAGAAGCTTTACAGGCTTACTCTCGCTTATAA
- a CDS encoding TIGR01777 family oxidoreductase: MKILVTGSSGLIGSALIPFLKLGQHQIAKLVRKKTGLKSGEIAWDLEKGIINPELLEGVEAVIHLAGENIASIWTEKKKKQILESRVKGTKLLCQNLIRLKSPPEVLISSSAIGYYGDHSDQILTEHSPKGQGFLADVCQQWEAATQSATEAGIRTVFLRTGIVLSTQGGALKSMLTPFKLGLGGELGSGKQYMSWISIDDLIGIIYYVIRQKELQGAINAVSPNPVTNREFTKILGTVLHRPTFFKIPTFVLKWIVGEMAEEVLLKSRRVIPEILEDKGFRFDHPNLKEALQSILAF; the protein is encoded by the coding sequence ATGAAAATATTAGTCACAGGTTCGTCTGGCCTTATAGGATCAGCTTTGATTCCTTTTTTAAAATTGGGCCAACATCAGATTGCCAAACTTGTCAGAAAAAAAACTGGTTTAAAATCAGGTGAAATAGCTTGGGATCTTGAAAAAGGAATTATCAATCCCGAGTTATTGGAAGGAGTAGAGGCTGTCATTCATTTAGCGGGCGAAAATATTGCTTCCATTTGGACAGAAAAGAAAAAAAAGCAAATCTTAGAAAGTCGTGTTAAGGGAACAAAACTTCTTTGCCAAAATCTAATCCGCTTAAAATCTCCCCCAGAAGTTTTAATTAGCTCTTCTGCCATTGGTTATTACGGAGATCACTCAGATCAGATTCTGACAGAGCATAGCCCTAAGGGGCAGGGATTTTTAGCAGACGTTTGTCAGCAGTGGGAAGCGGCTACTCAATCTGCGACGGAGGCAGGAATTCGAACGGTTTTCTTAAGAACTGGAATCGTTTTAAGTACTCAAGGAGGCGCTTTAAAAAGTATGCTAACTCCTTTTAAATTGGGTTTAGGTGGAGAGTTGGGATCAGGAAAACAATATATGAGTTGGATTTCAATAGACGATTTGATTGGGATTATTTATTACGTGATTAGACAAAAGGAGTTGCAAGGAGCGATTAATGCTGTCAGCCCTAATCCAGTAACAAATCGAGAATTTACAAAAATACTTGGAACCGTATTACATCGACCTACTTTTTTTAAAATTCCCACATTTGTTTTAAAATGGATAGTAGGAGAAATGGCTGAAGAGGTATTGTTGAAAAGTCGAAGAGTGATTCCAGAAATCTTAGAAGACAAGGGTTTTCGTTTTGATCACCCTAACTTAAAAGAAGCTTTACAGTCCATACTAGCTTTCTAG
- a CDS encoding DUF6268 family outer membrane beta-barrel protein yields the protein MKKFWLYACLTLNCTFSLLATDIALDFSDYGTESLVRDSNSETFYQQTGEQKSYPYNFNVYFDSISDAKIDRGYYKGDKVRYKAVEAELGMVFYNRPTYSEAANVAISYTETYLHWSENPWFDQDRFHTLSFSVGGVTKRLRNWFWRSQLDINYDTTGSSVNSQYLYYDLLLWGRYEYSQNFGFHIGFIGQTGMGLDKVYPILGADWQMSRNWKLNLVFPVNVSLEYNLNNQWSLAIAGRNFDIRHRVKKDESYGKSLIRYQNIGAELAVKYNTDFLTANLHAGTTLGGKYRISNHNNHHPHHYNLRPSGYFGGEVDIKF from the coding sequence GTGAAAAAATTTTGGCTTTATGCATGTTTAACATTAAACTGCACTTTTTCTCTTTTAGCAACCGATATCGCTTTAGATTTTAGTGATTATGGAACAGAATCTCTAGTTAGAGATTCCAATAGTGAAACCTTTTATCAACAAACAGGAGAGCAAAAATCATATCCTTATAACTTTAACGTTTATTTTGATAGCATTAGCGATGCCAAAATCGATCGAGGATATTACAAAGGTGATAAGGTTCGTTACAAGGCTGTAGAAGCAGAACTAGGAATGGTTTTCTATAATCGTCCTACCTATTCGGAAGCCGCTAATGTGGCAATCAGCTATACAGAGACATATTTACACTGGTCAGAAAATCCATGGTTTGACCAAGATCGTTTTCACACACTTTCTTTTAGCGTGGGCGGAGTGACTAAAAGGCTTAGAAATTGGTTTTGGAGAAGTCAATTAGACATCAACTACGATACAACAGGAAGCTCTGTAAACTCTCAATATTTATATTATGATCTTCTCTTATGGGGCCGTTATGAATATAGCCAAAATTTTGGATTTCATATCGGTTTTATTGGCCAGACCGGCATGGGTCTAGATAAAGTTTACCCCATTTTGGGAGCTGATTGGCAAATGTCTAGAAACTGGAAATTGAATTTAGTATTTCCTGTTAATGTATCTTTAGAATACAACTTAAACAATCAGTGGTCTTTAGCGATTGCAGGTCGAAATTTTGATATTAGACACAGAGTAAAAAAAGATGAAAGTTACGGGAAATCATTAATTCGTTACCAAAATATAGGAGCAGAATTGGCAGTAAAATACAATACTGATTTTTTAACTGCGAATCTCCATGCTGGAACAACACTCGGCGGTAAGTACCGAATTTCTAATCATAATAACCATCATCCTCATCATTACAATTTACGCCCAAGTGGTTATTTTGGCGGCGAAGTAGACATTAAATTCTAA
- the recN gene encoding DNA repair protein RecN, producing the protein MLKQLRIQNIILVENADISFSSGLNILTGETGSGKSAIMHGLSLAIGERVDTSLIRKGCDKGIVEAIFDIDRLDLNNLLEEGGIDHESHQDLIIRREIAITGKNRIFINNQSAQASFLRKLGSQIVQIVGQRANQNLFNLDYHREVLDIYGGLSPFLQRYKESYVYENELKKRLDLLIQQDAHRMREIDICKSEWEELEEAQLKSGEDEELFTEYAILFNSEELSEKTREINQALTGEKVSILAILNRQKQNLESLSHFDPILKEVEQSLQSVFLELQEISHTLRHYQNKLNHNPERLQIVNERLSLLNRLKRKYGGTIDEVIHYQQEIKQKLYRLENTDIEIEELKIELQQVQTDTNNLARTLSEKRVLLARQLQTALSTQLHSLNMPKAEFKVIIEPQKRTLIGDDKIEFFLQPNVGEHQIALKDGASGGEISRVLLALQTILAGKEKILTLIFDEVDANIGGETASIVGDKLKEIGKQHQVICITHFPQVASLADHHLQISKVEKDGRTLTQVQKLDKISCQQELARMAGQKSLAFSQ; encoded by the coding sequence ATGCTAAAACAACTCCGTATTCAAAATATCATTTTAGTCGAAAATGCCGATATTTCATTTAGCTCCGGCTTGAACATTCTAACAGGTGAAACAGGATCTGGTAAATCCGCTATTATGCATGGATTAAGTTTGGCAATTGGTGAAAGAGTCGATACCTCATTGATTCGCAAAGGATGCGATAAAGGTATTGTTGAAGCCATATTCGACATTGACCGTCTAGATTTGAACAACCTTCTTGAGGAAGGAGGGATTGATCACGAATCTCACCAAGATCTCATTATTAGACGAGAAATCGCGATTACGGGTAAGAATCGTATCTTTATTAATAATCAATCAGCTCAAGCCTCATTTTTGCGAAAATTAGGATCACAAATTGTTCAAATTGTCGGTCAACGAGCCAATCAAAATCTATTCAATCTTGATTATCATCGAGAGGTGTTAGATATCTATGGAGGTTTAAGTCCTTTTTTACAGCGTTATAAAGAAAGTTATGTTTATGAAAATGAATTAAAAAAACGTTTAGACTTGTTGATTCAGCAAGATGCTCATCGAATGCGTGAAATAGATATTTGTAAAAGTGAATGGGAAGAGCTAGAAGAAGCTCAATTAAAATCTGGCGAAGACGAGGAACTGTTTACTGAATATGCGATACTATTTAATAGTGAAGAATTATCTGAAAAAACCCGAGAAATTAACCAAGCTTTAACAGGAGAAAAAGTTTCTATTTTAGCGATTTTAAATCGCCAAAAACAAAATTTAGAATCTCTTAGTCATTTTGATCCTATTTTAAAAGAAGTTGAACAATCTCTTCAAAGTGTTTTTTTAGAGCTTCAAGAAATTTCCCACACTTTGCGTCATTATCAAAACAAACTTAATCATAATCCAGAACGCCTACAAATTGTCAATGAGCGCTTAAGTCTTCTAAATCGCTTAAAGCGTAAATATGGAGGAACAATTGATGAAGTAATTCATTATCAACAAGAAATTAAACAAAAACTTTACCGATTAGAAAATACCGATATCGAAATAGAAGAACTTAAAATTGAATTACAACAAGTTCAGACAGATACGAATAATTTAGCTAGAACCTTGTCCGAAAAAAGGGTGCTACTAGCTCGTCAGCTTCAAACTGCTCTTAGCACTCAATTACATTCTTTAAATATGCCCAAAGCAGAATTCAAAGTCATAATTGAACCTCAGAAAAGGACATTGATCGGAGATGATAAGATTGAATTTTTTCTTCAACCAAACGTGGGAGAACATCAAATTGCTTTAAAAGATGGGGCGAGTGGGGGAGAAATTTCTCGGGTATTATTAGCATTACAAACAATTTTAGCTGGAAAAGAAAAAATTCTAACTTTGATCTTCGATGAAGTTGATGCGAATATTGGAGGTGAAACAGCTTCCATTGTAGGTGACAAATTAAAAGAAATTGGAAAGCAACATCAAGTCATTTGTATTACACATTTCCCTCAAGTGGCAAGTCTAGCCGACCATCACTTGCAAATTTCCAAAGTAGAAAAAGATGGTCGAACTCTCACTCAAGTCCAGAAACTCGACAAAATTTCTTGTCAACAAGAATTAGCGCGTATGGCAGGTCAAAAGTCTCTTGCTTTCTCACAATAA